One part of the Dioscorea cayenensis subsp. rotundata cultivar TDr96_F1 chromosome 2, TDr96_F1_v2_PseudoChromosome.rev07_lg8_w22 25.fasta, whole genome shotgun sequence genome encodes these proteins:
- the LOC120269226 gene encoding mediator of RNA polymerase II transcription subunit 32 produces MDSIVDALSSAYNEFVAKAAEVLEAKEQSGGRKSPKTDAALEAFRQRWELFRVACDQAEELVESMKQRIGSECLVDEATGANPRGGLGSSGIPPISAVRLEQMSKAVRWIVIELQNHAGAASGSSNHHSSAPFDARFPEDGAQ; encoded by the coding sequence ATGGATAGCATCGTCGACGCGCTGAGCAGCGCGTACAACGAGTTCGTGGCGAAGGCGGCGGAGGTGCTCGAAGCCAAGGAGCAGTCCGGTGGCCGGAAGTCCCCGAAGACGGATGCTGCTCTCGAGGCGTTCCGGCAGCGGTGGGAGTTGTTCCGTGTCGCTTGCGATCAAGCGGAGGAGCTTGTGGAATCAATGAAGCAGCGCATCGGATCTGAGTGCCTCGTCGATGAGGCCACCGGCGCTAACCCTCGGGGCGGTCTGGGATCATCTGGGATTCCTCCGATTAGCGCTGTTCGTCTTGAACAGATGAGCAAGGCTGTCCGGTGGATCGTTATTGAGCTCCAGAACCATGCTGGAGCGGCTTCCGGTAGCTCGAACCACCATTCTTCGGCGCCGTTCGATGCGCGGTTCCCGGAGGACGGGGCTCAGTGA
- the LOC120277652 gene encoding uncharacterized protein LOC120277652 — MKDSGEPPSSVKKEASSDAISLFGKGRYKFWALAAILLLAFWSMLTGSVSLKWSSTSLNPFPGDLLDSSSSAVSIDVLEMEEREKTVRRMWDIYAHGLRSRLPRFWRQAFEAAYEDLAGDDSELRDAAVAEIARMSLRMLDSEPPPASRESHGSRIRRLGMKLRSSQ, encoded by the exons ATGAAGGATTCCGGCGAGCCGCCGTCGTCGGTGAAGAAGGAGGCCAGCTCCGACGCCATCTCGCTTTTCGGGAAGGGCCGCTACAAGTTCTGGGCGCTCGCCGCCATCCTCCTCCTTGCTTTCTGGTCGATGCTCACCGGCTCCGTCTCTCTCAAATGGTCCTCCACCTCCCTCAACCCTTTCCCCGGAGATCTCCTCGATTCCTCCTCCTCCGCTGTCTCCATTGACGTCCTT GAAATGGAGGAGAGGGAGAAGACGGTGCGGCGAATGTGGGATATCTACGCGCACGGGCTCCGATCGCGGTTGCCGAGGTTCTGGCGGCAGGCGTTTGAGGCGGCGTATGAGGATCTCGCCGGAGATGATTCTGAGCTCAGGGATGCCGCTGTTGCTGAGATCGCGAGGATGTCATTGCGTATGCTTGACTCTGAGCCTCCTCCCGCTTCCCGCGAG AGCCATGGAAGTAGGATTCGGAGGTTGGGGATGAAGTTGCGGAGCTCTCAATAG
- the LOC120277999 gene encoding uncharacterized protein LOC120277999, with translation MMKLSSFHLMNPKLLHLPKLPKTLKPLPKLPSNLSSHFKQCIKTEVILKQAPKQDISELVVSSGFQVPKWVIMGSTSLGLAFLILGLGLGLGFEMKAMALGPEGPIVEEFWDNMRRYGLYILTVSSGAIYTILLPLIELLKNPFTALVLVVVVVAAFYLISTVLGAMTGLSDFSYQYSY, from the coding sequence atGATGAAACTCTCTTCATTCCATCTCATGAACCCTAAACTCCTCCACCTTCCAAAACtccccaaaaccctaaaaccacTTCCAAAACTCCCCTCAAACCTTTCTTCACACTTCAAACAATGCATCAAAACTGAAGTAATTCTGAAACAAGCCCCAAAACAAGACATTTCAGAGCTTGTTGTGAGTAGTGGTTTTCAAGTCCCCAAATGGGTCATAATGGGAAGCACTTCTCTTGGCCTTGCTTTTCTtattctagggttagggttagggttagggtttgaaaTGAAGGCCATGGCTTTAGGACCTGAAGGGCCAATTGTGGAGGAGTTTTGGGACAACATGAGAAGGTATGGACTGTATATTTTGACAGTGAGCAGTGGTGCAATTTACACTATTTTGCTGCCACTTATTGAGCTTTTGAAGAACCCTTTTACTGCTTTggttttggttgttgttgttgtggctgCCTTTTATCTCATTTCCACTGTTCTTGGTGCCATGACTGGTCTCTCTGATTTCTCTTATCAATACAGCTATTGA